A region of the Myxococcus guangdongensis genome:
CGCCCCGCGCTGTTGTCGCTCGAGGTCCTGCGACGGCTGCCGCGCACGGAGTACCGCGTCCGTCACCACTGCGTGGAGGGATGGAGCGCGGTGGCGTCGTGGCACGGCGTGCGCGTGAGTGACGTCGCCCGGCACGTGGGCGCGGACCCGAAGGCGGGCTACGTGGAGCTGCGCTCGTTCGACTCGGGCTATTGGTCCTCGTGGGACAGGCCGAGCGCCTTCCACGCGCAGACGATCCTCGCCTACGGAATGAACGGGCAGCCGCTGTCACCGGAGCACGGCGCGCCGCTGCGCCTCTACTCGGCGGTGAAGCTCGGCTACAAGATGGTGAAGTACCTCACCGAGGTGAACTTCCTCGCCGAGCCCACGGGCGGATACTGGGAGGAGCGTGGCTACGAGTGGTACGCGGGCGTTTAGCCCTCCCACTCCAAGCAATGTCGGCCCCGTCTGCCATCCAGACCCTCGCTCGCGATGCCCCCCTCAATCATCGCCGCCGCACCGTGGCCCGGCGCAGGGTGCGGATGCCTGCCTTGACGCTCGCAACGCCTGACGCGCGGCCAGTCCATCCCTGCGCGGAGCCGACCTCAGGCGTGC
Encoded here:
- a CDS encoding molybdopterin-dependent oxidoreductase gives rise to the protein MRRLLVPSRRPVLLTRRSALLGAAALTTSACDSTRPREGFLGVMERVNQRLQEALFDEDRLAPELPQEDTTAPGDFPQYFLSEAVPLAPTGWALKVGGLVERPALLSLEVLRRLPRTEYRVRHHCVEGWSAVASWHGVRVSDVARHVGADPKAGYVELRSFDSGYWSSWDRPSAFHAQTILAYGMNGQPLSPEHGAPLRLYSAVKLGYKMVKYLTEVNFLAEPTGGYWEERGYEWYAGV